One stretch of Aquimarina sp. Aq107 DNA includes these proteins:
- a CDS encoding RagB/SusD family nutrient uptake outer membrane protein → MKNIKNTYLTIVVSMAFVMIPLSCSEDFTNVEQEFEVGVDEFFLEDEAFFELLISAYDPLAFSWQTQLFGEFMSDNAIVAGEDGCQDIPEFQRLGTLTHTTTNIAVARLWDSLFGGVFRASFFLDNAQTREFEDKDVFIAEARFLRALFYFELVRNFGGVPLKESRFLPGDETAIPRSSIEETYEFIENDLNAAIPDLPIAQSQVGRVTRGGAMALLGKVKFYQEDWDGAIEALTSVTTLGFSLMPNFGDVFTTAGENGIESVFEIQYSNAEGGNWNNWQENAESEGNIGAFFSGPRLSGDPVYDAGFSFNIPQADLVDLYVTTDSRKSPTILNLLEYFGVTTEQELIDSAIEYTPGCETDRGFYFNKIIPRTGEIDGANQFARSPYNHRYIRYADVLLMLAEAHNRKAAPNENLAKSFLRQVVDRAHGAGVISIPESGMQLTQRIWDERRLEFAGEGDRFYDLIRTNQAASRLPNFEIGKHELFPIPLDEIQFSQGNWAQNPGW, encoded by the coding sequence ATGAAAAATATTAAAAATACTTATTTAACGATAGTTGTGTCCATGGCTTTTGTTATGATACCGCTATCCTGTAGTGAAGATTTTACAAATGTAGAACAAGAATTTGAAGTTGGAGTAGACGAATTTTTTCTTGAAGATGAGGCTTTTTTCGAATTGTTAATAAGCGCATATGATCCTTTGGCTTTTAGTTGGCAGACACAGCTTTTTGGAGAGTTTATGTCTGATAATGCTATAGTCGCTGGAGAAGATGGATGTCAGGATATTCCTGAGTTTCAAAGATTAGGTACATTAACACACACAACTACTAATATCGCTGTGGCACGCTTATGGGATTCTCTTTTTGGAGGAGTTTTTAGAGCTTCGTTTTTTTTAGATAATGCACAAACTAGGGAATTTGAAGATAAAGATGTATTTATAGCAGAAGCACGTTTTTTAAGAGCACTTTTTTATTTTGAGTTAGTCCGTAATTTTGGAGGTGTACCTCTAAAAGAATCCCGTTTTTTGCCAGGCGATGAAACAGCAATTCCTAGAAGTTCTATCGAAGAGACTTACGAATTTATCGAAAACGACCTTAATGCAGCAATTCCTGATCTTCCTATTGCTCAATCTCAAGTTGGTAGAGTTACCAGAGGAGGAGCTATGGCATTACTGGGAAAAGTAAAGTTTTACCAAGAAGACTGGGATGGTGCTATCGAAGCACTTACATCTGTTACCACGTTAGGGTTTTCTTTAATGCCTAATTTTGGAGATGTATTTACTACAGCAGGTGAAAATGGTATTGAGTCTGTTTTTGAAATACAATATTCTAATGCAGAAGGTGGTAATTGGAATAATTGGCAAGAAAATGCTGAGAGTGAGGGTAATATAGGGGCGTTCTTTTCAGGTCCCCGTTTAAGTGGAGATCCGGTATATGATGCAGGTTTTAGTTTTAATATACCACAAGCTGATCTAGTAGATTTGTATGTCACTACTGATAGCAGAAAATCTCCTACAATATTAAATTTACTTGAATATTTTGGTGTAACAACCGAACAAGAACTTATTGATAGTGCAATAGAATATACCCCAGGATGTGAAACGGATAGAGGATTTTATTTCAATAAAATTATTCCGCGTACTGGAGAGATAGACGGAGCTAATCAATTTGCTCGATCTCCTTACAATCATAGGTATATAAGATACGCTGATGTGCTGTTAATGTTAGCGGAAGCACATAATAGAAAAGCCGCACCGAATGAGAACTTAGCCAAGAGTTTTTTACGTCAGGTTGTAGACAGAGCACATGGTGCTGGAGTAATAAGTATTCCAGAATCAGGAATGCAACTTACACAAAGAATCTGGGATGAAAGAAGATTGGAATTTGCCGGAGAAGGTGATAGATTTTATGATTTGATAAGAACAAATCAAGCAGCAAGTAGGCTTCCTAATTTTGAAATAGGGAAGCATGAGTTATTTCCTATACCGCTAGATGAGATTCAGTTTTCTCAAGGGAATTGGGCGCAAAACCCAGGTTGGTAA
- a CDS encoding TonB-dependent receptor, protein MRNILLYLFVIATHFCVAQENTVTGKTVNSKNGEPLPFVNIINKAKNTGTTSDFDGVFSIVVENGETLEFSSVGFKTVTMVIKDTAVLDVQMDEDVAELESVVVIGYGTQRKKEITGSVSIVGDDVVSELQPQIATEALRGTVAGVEVSQQGGNPGAAFNINIRGISSNSNNRPDIYVDGALTDFNNINPDDIETFTVLKDAQAAIYGSTAANGVILITTKAGRRGQKPKLSYSNYYGFQQVTKKINVLNATEYALVQNEKFVNGGDPIRFTNIASLGRGTDWQEEIFNTAAVFNHALSIRGGGEKYTYLLSGAHLEQEGAIGGSKARYQRDNVRLKSDIFLSETFKVRTDINYLYTENGGIFANGLGSVTFNALNSEPTIPLRDDNGVLSLGSAESSNEVFNPVTQIENTFNEFSQNRFSGFLNLEYDIIQNLELNGRLNITHQSGKQRSFTPSFVYGPGKTANVDPGENTVFEQIDNNNNYVFDYFATYSNTFAENHDVTLTAGGSAQRFWGFGFNGVAFDIPFNSFDFAILSNGRPFSPSIDDDERPNPDNLFGRFEYANTRSSLFGRFQYGFNGKYLLSAVFRNDRSSLFAPGFESADFFGITAGWVVSDESFMENTGITLLKIRGSYGELGNDKALETRQGVFNFDLQGEGEFPINGGNTIIRGAAPGSLGNPFLKWEVAKQLDVGFDLQLLDGRFNFVFDYFIKDTENQIVDVDVSGILGGGTAGAVVAPQNVGDIRNKGMEFSADYSFNIGKLEIGLGANLTVIDNEVTKVIGGEFIEQSGFRLGQAAARFQEGLPVGSFYGLQTAGIFQTQEEIDDHATYNLGATPAPGDLIFVDTNNDGVVDNDDRTYLGDPLGDFTYGINLSLQYKGIDFSIRGFGSQGNELLRSYERDNPFVNQLDYVLGRWTGPGTSNEIPRLTTETTNNGLLSTFFVEDASYFRINNIQLGYSIPVDPFKSIGLEKLRIYMLATNPFTFTEYRGYDPAAQTGNIITRGIDNGFYPAVSTYSMGVNVNF, encoded by the coding sequence ATGAGGAATATATTATTATATCTATTTGTGATCGCAACTCATTTTTGTGTTGCTCAGGAAAACACAGTGACGGGGAAAACTGTAAATTCAAAAAATGGAGAACCATTACCTTTTGTAAATATTATCAATAAAGCCAAAAATACAGGAACTACTTCTGATTTTGATGGTGTATTTTCAATTGTAGTAGAAAATGGAGAAACGTTAGAGTTCAGTTCAGTTGGTTTTAAAACAGTAACAATGGTAATTAAGGATACTGCTGTTTTGGATGTTCAAATGGATGAAGATGTTGCAGAATTAGAATCAGTAGTTGTAATTGGTTATGGTACGCAACGTAAAAAAGAGATTACCGGATCGGTAAGTATTGTGGGTGATGATGTTGTTAGTGAATTACAACCTCAAATCGCAACAGAGGCGCTTAGAGGAACTGTAGCTGGAGTAGAGGTTTCTCAACAAGGAGGAAATCCTGGAGCTGCATTTAATATTAATATTAGGGGAATTTCGTCTAATAGCAATAATAGACCAGATATCTATGTGGATGGAGCACTTACAGATTTTAATAATATAAACCCTGATGATATAGAGACATTTACTGTATTAAAGGATGCTCAAGCTGCAATATATGGTAGTACAGCTGCTAATGGTGTTATTTTAATTACGACCAAAGCAGGAAGAAGAGGTCAAAAACCAAAATTATCCTATAGTAATTACTATGGTTTTCAGCAAGTAACAAAGAAAATTAATGTACTGAATGCAACAGAATACGCTTTAGTGCAAAATGAAAAATTTGTTAATGGAGGTGATCCTATACGTTTTACCAATATAGCTTCTTTAGGAAGGGGAACAGATTGGCAGGAAGAAATTTTTAATACTGCAGCTGTTTTTAATCATGCACTTAGCATAAGAGGAGGAGGGGAAAAATATACTTACTTATTAAGTGGAGCTCATTTAGAGCAAGAAGGCGCAATCGGAGGTAGTAAAGCAAGATATCAAAGGGATAATGTACGTTTAAAATCAGATATATTTTTATCAGAGACTTTTAAAGTACGTACGGATATTAATTATTTATATACAGAAAATGGAGGAATCTTTGCGAATGGTTTAGGTTCAGTAACTTTTAATGCATTGAATTCCGAACCAACAATTCCACTAAGAGATGATAATGGAGTGCTTAGTTTAGGATCTGCAGAGAGCTCTAATGAAGTGTTTAATCCAGTAACTCAGATCGAAAATACTTTTAATGAATTTAGTCAAAATCGATTTTCTGGTTTTCTAAATTTAGAATATGATATTATTCAAAATTTAGAGCTTAATGGAAGGCTTAATATCACTCATCAATCTGGAAAACAACGTTCATTTACTCCTTCATTCGTGTATGGGCCAGGTAAAACAGCCAATGTAGACCCAGGAGAAAATACAGTTTTTGAACAAATAGATAATAACAACAATTATGTGTTTGATTATTTTGCTACCTACAGTAATACATTTGCAGAAAATCATGATGTTACGTTAACAGCGGGAGGAAGTGCTCAACGTTTTTGGGGGTTTGGTTTTAACGGAGTAGCGTTCGATATTCCATTTAACTCATTTGATTTTGCAATATTAAGTAATGGTCGTCCATTTTCTCCATCAATAGATGATGATGAAAGACCTAATCCTGATAACTTATTTGGGAGGTTCGAATACGCAAATACACGTTCTTCTTTATTTGGTAGATTTCAATACGGTTTTAATGGTAAATACTTGTTGTCAGCAGTTTTTAGAAATGATAGGTCATCTTTATTTGCTCCAGGTTTTGAGTCTGCAGATTTTTTTGGTATAACCGCTGGTTGGGTAGTTTCTGATGAGTCATTTATGGAAAATACAGGTATTACTTTATTAAAAATTAGAGGAAGTTACGGAGAACTAGGTAATGATAAAGCATTAGAAACAAGACAAGGTGTATTTAATTTTGATCTACAAGGAGAAGGAGAGTTTCCAATCAATGGAGGTAATACCATTATTAGAGGGGCTGCTCCAGGATCTTTAGGAAACCCTTTCCTAAAATGGGAGGTAGCCAAACAACTTGATGTTGGTTTTGATTTACAACTTTTGGATGGTAGGTTTAATTTTGTCTTTGATTACTTTATTAAGGATACAGAAAATCAAATAGTAGATGTTGACGTTTCTGGTATATTAGGAGGTGGTACTGCTGGAGCAGTTGTAGCTCCGCAAAATGTTGGTGATATACGTAATAAGGGTATGGAGTTTTCTGCGGATTATTCTTTTAATATAGGAAAGTTAGAAATTGGTTTAGGAGCAAATCTTACCGTTATAGATAATGAAGTAACCAAAGTTATTGGAGGAGAATTTATAGAACAAAGTGGTTTTAGATTAGGGCAAGCCGCCGCAAGATTTCAAGAAGGGCTACCAGTAGGTTCTTTTTATGGGTTACAGACTGCAGGAATATTTCAAACGCAAGAAGAAATAGACGACCACGCTACTTATAATTTAGGTGCAACTCCTGCTCCTGGTGATTTAATATTTGTGGATACTAACAATGATGGAGTTGTAGATAATGATGATAGAACGTATTTAGGTGATCCTCTGGGAGATTTTACTTATGGAATTAACCTGTCATTACAATATAAGGGTATTGATTTCTCAATAAGAGGATTTGGATCCCAAGGAAATGAATTACTTCGTTCATATGAAAGGGACAACCCTTTTGTAAACCAATTGGATTATGTGCTAGGTAGATGGACGGGTCCAGGGACGAGTAATGAAATACCAAGGTTAACTACAGAAACTACAAATAATGGATTGTTATCTACCTTTTTCGTAGAAGATGCATCTTATTTTAGAATAAATAATATCCAGTTGGGGTATAGTATTCCTGTAGATCCTTTCAAATCAATTGGTTTAGAGAAGCTTAGAATATATATGTTGGCTACTAACCCATTTACTTTTACAGAATATCGAGGGTATGATCCGGCAGCACAAACAGGTAATATTATAACAAGAGGAATAGATAATGGTTTTTATCCAGCTGTTAGTACTTACTCGATGGGTGTGAATGTTAATTTTTAA